The proteins below are encoded in one region of Halocatena salina:
- a CDS encoding sulfatase-like hydrolase/transferase, whose amino-acid sequence MRNVVLIVLDTVRKDVFDEQATRLRSASGTSFEQARAASSWSVPSHTSIFTGQLPHTHGVHAESFDSSFSFSTIDRAETFLGDLPEYRTIGLSANSYMNRAFGFDSHFDAFSDFSIGSHIHESLFTEGLAVKEFLSRDDGSSAIKRYLDFLRACFDHDRSVKSLANGVWSQIGPTVKQLPVPEVVDDGAQNIAHTARNHARADEEPLFLFANLMDAHTPLRNLIQFDQSIHSVPNDWSSNEFDKWELNKDESATEAYTRNYRQLYGAAVEYLDRVVADLIDSIQRVTDRETSFVIVSDHGHNLGYEADDSLFHHTGSMTEGIMHTPCEIVNPPAGYPDTVSEFFSHLELGELLVRLAHEEPFENDLTAEQIPAETVGLLGTNPTWDREFTDDEYAHWNRMIRCVYHEDTKRQWNSLEECYAYELDADRPSWQRQITDDAAPTQRATALFEEELMAYKRQAVADTQDLTFDDSVEDQLQQLGYL is encoded by the coding sequence ATGCGCAATGTTGTACTCATTGTTCTCGACACGGTTCGGAAGGACGTTTTCGATGAGCAGGCGACCCGGCTCCGTTCGGCGTCGGGGACTTCTTTCGAACAGGCTCGCGCCGCGAGTTCGTGGAGCGTGCCGAGCCATACGAGCATCTTCACGGGGCAGTTACCACATACACACGGCGTTCACGCCGAAAGCTTCGACTCGTCGTTCAGCTTCTCGACGATCGACCGTGCGGAGACGTTCCTTGGTGACCTGCCGGAGTATCGAACGATCGGATTGAGCGCGAACTCCTATATGAACCGCGCGTTCGGATTCGACTCACATTTCGATGCGTTTTCGGACTTCTCTATCGGGTCACACATCCATGAAAGCCTGTTCACGGAGGGATTAGCAGTCAAGGAATTCCTATCGAGAGACGACGGGTCGAGCGCCATAAAACGGTATCTCGACTTTCTTCGGGCCTGTTTCGACCACGATCGATCGGTGAAAAGCCTCGCCAACGGCGTCTGGTCCCAAATCGGTCCGACGGTGAAACAGCTCCCCGTTCCGGAAGTCGTCGACGATGGCGCGCAAAACATCGCACACACGGCTCGCAATCATGCTCGGGCGGACGAGGAACCGTTGTTTCTGTTTGCGAATCTGATGGATGCTCACACGCCACTTCGGAATCTGATTCAGTTCGATCAGTCCATACACTCCGTGCCAAACGACTGGAGTTCGAACGAGTTCGACAAGTGGGAGCTGAACAAGGATGAATCAGCGACAGAGGCGTACACACGCAACTATCGGCAGCTGTACGGTGCTGCTGTCGAGTATCTCGATCGGGTGGTCGCCGATCTGATCGACAGCATCCAGCGCGTTACCGACCGTGAAACGTCGTTCGTCATCGTCTCCGATCACGGTCACAATCTCGGATACGAGGCCGATGACAGTCTCTTTCATCACACCGGCAGCATGACTGAGGGGATCATGCATACGCCCTGTGAAATCGTCAACCCACCGGCTGGCTACCCCGACACCGTTTCGGAGTTTTTCTCTCATCTCGAACTCGGTGAACTCCTTGTTCGGCTCGCTCACGAGGAACCCTTCGAGAACGACCTCACCGCAGAGCAGATCCCGGCCGAAACCGTCGGGCTGCTCGGAACGAATCCGACGTGGGACCGGGAGTTTACCGACGACGAGTACGCTCACTGGAACCGAATGATTCGGTGTGTGTATCACGAGGATACGAAACGCCAATGGAATTCACTAGAGGAGTGTTATGCGTACGAACTCGACGCTGATCGTCCGTCCTGGCAGCGACAGATCACTGACGACGCAGCGCCAACTCAACGAGCGACAGCACTGTTCGAGGAGGAACTGATGGCGTACAAACGGCAAGCTGTCGCCGACACGCAGGATCTCACATTCGATGACTCGGTCGAAGACCAACTTCAGCAACTGGGCTATCTCTGA
- the solA gene encoding N-methyl-L-tryptophan oxidase, translating to MAVTNCDVVVVGVGGMGSATVSQLARRGYDVVGLERYDIPHAMGSSHGITRIIRRPQYEDPAYVPLVDRALDRWAALEKEHPRQLLHRVGSLDIGPPEVGVYADSKRSCAVHDIPHEDLSSSELNERFGYELPDTHRAVYQSDGGFLHCEQCIVAHVQDAHAHGGTVRAREAVEEWTASESGVSVRTDRREYAADRMIVTAGAWTSQFLPSFSHLLQPERQVLGWFQPDLPERFCPENFPVFVCEVDDDHYYGFPAYERPGFKLGKFNHRGETGPPVELAREPDREDERLLREFAEEYVPSGAGPTMGLSTCMFTNTPDEDFLLDTHPDYESIVVGAGFSGHGFKFASVIGEILTDLAVEGRTDHPIDPFAIDRFD from the coding sequence ATGGCTGTGACCAACTGTGACGTGGTGGTCGTCGGAGTGGGTGGCATGGGAAGCGCGACGGTCTCCCAGCTCGCCCGGCGAGGCTACGACGTCGTCGGTCTCGAACGGTACGATATCCCGCACGCGATGGGATCCTCCCACGGGATTACCCGTATCATCCGGCGGCCCCAGTACGAGGATCCGGCGTACGTTCCGCTAGTCGATCGGGCGCTCGATCGGTGGGCCGCGCTCGAAAAGGAGCACCCGCGTCAACTCCTCCACCGCGTCGGCAGCCTCGACATCGGTCCGCCCGAGGTGGGCGTGTACGCCGACTCGAAACGCTCGTGTGCGGTCCACGACATTCCTCATGAGGATCTCTCCAGCTCGGAGTTGAACGAGCGGTTCGGCTACGAGCTCCCGGATACCCACCGGGCAGTGTACCAGTCCGACGGTGGTTTTCTTCACTGTGAACAGTGCATCGTTGCCCACGTGCAGGATGCCCACGCCCACGGTGGAACAGTTCGGGCAAGAGAGGCTGTCGAGGAGTGGACCGCAAGCGAGTCAGGCGTCAGCGTTCGAACCGACCGGCGGGAGTACGCGGCCGACCGTATGATCGTCACTGCGGGCGCGTGGACCAGCCAGTTTCTTCCCTCGTTCTCCCATCTGCTCCAACCTGAACGGCAGGTGTTGGGCTGGTTCCAGCCCGACCTCCCCGAACGGTTTTGCCCAGAGAACTTTCCGGTGTTCGTCTGTGAGGTCGATGACGATCACTACTACGGTTTTCCGGCCTACGAGAGACCGGGATTCAAACTCGGGAAGTTCAACCACCGTGGGGAGACCGGACCACCGGTCGAACTGGCCCGCGAACCCGACCGAGAGGACGAACGACTCCTCCGTGAGTTCGCCGAGGAATACGTCCCGAGCGGAGCCGGACCAACGATGGGTCTCTCGACATGTATGTTCACTAACACCCCCGACGAGGATTTCCTTCTCGACACTCATCCTGATTACGAGTCCATCGTCGTGGGTGCGGGCTTTTCCGGACACGGCTTCAAGTTCGCCAGCGTGATCGGTGAAATCCTCACTGATCTCGCTGTCGAGGGACGAACGGACCACCCGATCGATCCGTTCGCCATCGACCGGTTCGACTGA
- a CDS encoding archaea-specific SMC-related protein — MGASQIGTEKMQLSVENIGGIDSTTVEFTPGVTALAGRNATNRTSLLQAIMAAFGSDRVSLKGDATEGAVEMTIGDETYNRTLERHNGTIITGGDPYLDDTELADLFAFLLESNEARQAVARSEDLRELIMRPVDTDAIQAEIKQLEAEQRKIETELSDLDALADQLVELEDRRTSLTQQISEKQDALEAKEEELAEADADVEDSRADKRELEAALDELHDARASLDDTRYELDTQRESLQALQKERSELQTELEELPGTPVGDIEEIETEIGRLRDRLRSIDTTVNELQTIIQFNEEMLDGTSREIVDSLRGESDTEAEALTDQLVADTESVVCWTCGSEVPKSEIEETLDRLQQFRSERFEERNSLRNEISQLQEEKNTLEEHQRERDRLERRLEQIDTELERRETRIEELQSERDELESEIERLEDNVEDLQEEDYSDILDLHKEANQLEFELGRIQSQRESVESEIDDIEARVEQRDELKQRQETVQENLADLRTRIQQIEKQAIEQFNDHMETVLDLLEYANLERIWIERTEHEVTKGRRTVSERTFDLHVIRSTESGTAYEDTVDHLSESEREVTGLVFALAGYLVHEVHESVPIMLLDSLEAIDSDRIAALIEYVADYAEFLVVALLPEDAAAVDQEYQRVTEI, encoded by the coding sequence ATGGGAGCATCGCAGATTGGAACGGAAAAGATGCAGCTCTCCGTAGAGAACATCGGCGGTATCGACAGCACGACCGTCGAGTTCACACCAGGAGTCACTGCACTCGCCGGTCGAAACGCAACTAATCGTACATCGTTGTTGCAGGCAATCATGGCTGCCTTCGGAAGCGATCGCGTCTCGTTGAAGGGTGACGCGACCGAGGGAGCAGTCGAGATGACGATCGGTGATGAAACGTACAACCGGACGTTAGAGCGCCATAACGGAACGATCATCACCGGTGGGGATCCGTACCTCGATGACACAGAGCTGGCAGATCTGTTCGCGTTTCTGTTGGAGTCGAACGAGGCCAGACAAGCAGTCGCTCGGAGTGAGGATCTTCGAGAACTTATCATGCGGCCTGTGGATACGGACGCGATTCAAGCTGAAATCAAGCAACTCGAAGCCGAGCAGCGCAAGATCGAAACCGAGCTATCGGATCTCGACGCGCTCGCGGACCAGCTCGTCGAGCTGGAAGACCGCCGGACATCGCTCACCCAACAGATCTCGGAGAAACAGGACGCCCTCGAAGCGAAAGAGGAGGAACTAGCAGAAGCCGACGCAGACGTCGAGGACAGTCGGGCCGACAAACGCGAGCTGGAGGCGGCGCTTGACGAGCTTCACGACGCGCGAGCATCCTTAGACGACACCCGGTACGAACTAGACACCCAGCGCGAAAGCCTCCAAGCCCTGCAAAAAGAGCGATCGGAGCTTCAAACGGAACTCGAAGAGCTTCCAGGAACGCCCGTCGGGGATATCGAGGAGATCGAGACGGAGATCGGACGGCTGCGCGATCGTCTACGATCGATCGATACCACAGTCAACGAACTACAGACGATCATCCAGTTCAACGAGGAAATGCTCGACGGGACGAGCCGCGAGATCGTCGACTCGCTTCGAGGTGAAAGCGACACCGAGGCGGAAGCACTCACCGATCAGCTGGTTGCAGACACCGAGAGCGTCGTCTGTTGGACGTGTGGGAGCGAGGTCCCGAAATCGGAGATCGAAGAGACGCTCGATCGGCTCCAGCAGTTCCGGTCGGAACGGTTCGAAGAGCGAAACTCGCTCCGAAACGAGATCAGCCAACTACAGGAGGAGAAGAACACGCTCGAAGAACACCAGCGCGAACGCGATCGGCTCGAACGACGGCTCGAACAGATCGACACGGAACTCGAACGCCGCGAGACGAGGATCGAAGAGCTGCAATCGGAGCGTGATGAACTGGAATCGGAGATCGAACGGCTCGAAGACAACGTCGAGGACCTTCAAGAGGAGGATTACAGCGACATTCTCGATCTTCATAAGGAAGCGAACCAACTCGAGTTCGAGCTTGGCCGGATACAGAGCCAGCGCGAATCCGTCGAGTCCGAGATCGACGACATCGAAGCGCGGGTCGAACAGCGCGACGAACTCAAACAGCGACAGGAGACGGTACAAGAGAATCTCGCCGATCTCCGAACGCGCATCCAGCAGATCGAGAAACAGGCGATCGAACAGTTCAACGACCACATGGAAACCGTGTTGGATCTGCTCGAATACGCCAATCTCGAACGCATCTGGATCGAACGAACCGAACACGAAGTCACCAAGGGACGGCGAACCGTCTCCGAGCGGACGTTCGATCTCCACGTCATTCGTAGCACTGAATCGGGAACTGCTTACGAGGACACCGTCGATCACCTCTCGGAAAGTGAACGGGAGGTCACAGGACTGGTGTTTGCCCTCGCGGGCTATCTCGTCCACGAAGTGCACGAATCGGTCCCGATCATGCTACTGGATTCCCTCGAGGCGATCGACTCCGATCGCATCGCTGCGCTCATCGAGTACGTTGCCGACTACGCCGAGTTCCTCGTCGTCGCGCTGCTCCCCGAAGATGCGGCTGCCGTCGATCAGGAGTACCAACGCGTGACCGAGATATAA
- the rdfA gene encoding rod-determining factor RdfA: MNDQGDGTESDDKESDQSHTTSKVGRVLVEYDLDGLGQTMEARWTGNSEERYSLRELADWLNKHLLEVAMTRAGRQPIDGEVDNVYRLLTGDDVSSGVRTQARNDLKRDGVAIDKLERDFVSHQAVHTYLTKYRGARHSAPATDDNDRIESVTQAIQRLSHRTLRVTEDNLSTLENTDRLKIGDFDVLVDVTVTCQDCGTRYSVVELLERGHCDCVSTDDNTVESLD; this comes from the coding sequence ATGAACGATCAAGGGGATGGGACCGAGTCTGATGATAAAGAATCAGACCAGTCACATACCACCAGTAAAGTCGGTCGCGTTCTGGTCGAGTACGACTTGGACGGTCTCGGACAGACGATGGAGGCACGATGGACGGGCAACAGCGAGGAGCGATACAGCCTCCGCGAGCTCGCAGACTGGTTGAACAAACACCTCCTCGAAGTAGCGATGACGCGGGCTGGTCGTCAACCGATCGATGGCGAGGTTGATAACGTGTATCGGTTGCTCACGGGTGATGACGTCAGCAGTGGTGTCCGCACACAGGCCCGGAACGACCTGAAACGCGATGGGGTCGCGATCGATAAGCTCGAACGAGATTTCGTCTCCCATCAGGCAGTCCACACGTATCTCACGAAATACCGGGGTGCGCGCCACTCAGCACCGGCGACTGACGACAACGACCGGATCGAAAGCGTTACACAGGCGATCCAACGCCTCTCTCACCGAACGCTCCGTGTCACCGAGGACAACCTCTCGACGCTCGAAAACACCGACCGTCTCAAGATCGGCGACTTCGACGTTCTCGTTGACGTGACTGTAACCTGTCAGGACTGTGGAACCAGATACAGTGTTGTAGAACTCCTCGAACGGGGGCACTGTGACTGTGTATCAACGGATGATAATACCGTCGAATCGCTCGATTGA
- a CDS encoding DUF5783 family protein: MTEFDPERFEDKYVHYFPELQEAYKRAFETMNEQYDSQLIHAIDQQVLNESEPFYDDGFTIELPEDPTERVSGVVVSDDKVDRVLDRYVTELRRELAAVFDLEPTEDQHEK, translated from the coding sequence ATGACCGAGTTCGATCCCGAGCGGTTCGAGGACAAGTACGTCCACTACTTCCCGGAGCTACAGGAGGCGTACAAGCGCGCGTTCGAGACGATGAACGAGCAGTACGACTCACAGTTGATTCACGCCATCGACCAGCAGGTGCTCAATGAGTCCGAACCGTTCTACGACGACGGGTTCACTATCGAGCTACCGGAGGATCCTACCGAGCGGGTGAGCGGTGTCGTCGTATCTGACGACAAGGTCGATCGCGTTCTCGACCGATACGTCACGGAACTCCGTCGGGAACTAGCGGCCGTGTTCGATCTCGAGCCGACGGAAGACCAACACGAAAAATGA
- a CDS encoding NifU family protein encodes MSTETQRSDDELREEVTNFLRRNFPQIQMHGGSAAIQHLDAEAGEVTVALGGACSGCGISPMTIQAIKSRMVSEIPEITTVNAETGMGGGGDHSTSPSFPGEMTRDDESDEGPQAPF; translated from the coding sequence ATGAGCACGGAAACCCAGCGGTCGGACGACGAACTCCGAGAGGAAGTGACCAACTTCCTGCGCCGGAATTTCCCCCAGATCCAGATGCACGGCGGGAGCGCAGCGATCCAGCATCTCGACGCCGAAGCGGGCGAAGTAACCGTCGCGCTCGGTGGCGCGTGTAGTGGCTGTGGCATCTCTCCGATGACCATCCAGGCAATCAAAAGCCGGATGGTGTCCGAAATCCCCGAGATCACGACGGTCAACGCCGAAACCGGGATGGGCGGCGGTGGCGATCATTCGACTTCACCGTCGTTCCCCGGTGAAATGACCCGCGACGACGAGAGCGACGAAGGACCGCAGGCACCCTTCTAA
- a CDS encoding ketopantoate reductase family protein: MKILVFGAGSLGSLIGGMLARVHDVTMVGRKPHMRSVRDGGLVVEGKMDVRVTPNARTTVPASASVDLAIVTVKSFDTSQAARALVRCEPHAVLSLQNGLGNERILSEHLDGVLAGTCTYGATYEPGRVRCTGVGEIVLGPPDGGRSKHADRVASAFEAAGLIATVAEDMPRRLWEKLAVNTGINAPTALARIKNGELDAGPATEIAETAARETAHAARQEGIDLTGDEVVEAVRRVIDATADNTSSMLQDVRSERPTEIDAINGYVAEYDDTPVNTTLAGLLRAWEHERGLR, from the coding sequence ATGAAGATCCTCGTCTTCGGTGCGGGAAGCCTCGGGAGCCTCATCGGGGGGATGCTCGCCCGAGTACACGACGTGACGATGGTCGGCCGGAAGCCACACATGAGGTCGGTACGCGACGGGGGGTTGGTCGTGGAAGGAAAAATGGATGTCAGGGTGACGCCGAACGCCCGGACGACAGTGCCCGCGAGTGCGAGCGTCGATCTCGCGATCGTGACCGTTAAATCATTCGACACGTCCCAAGCGGCACGAGCACTCGTGAGGTGTGAGCCACACGCCGTACTGTCGCTCCAAAACGGACTCGGTAACGAGAGGATCCTCTCGGAGCACCTTGACGGCGTTCTTGCCGGGACGTGTACGTATGGAGCAACGTATGAACCGGGCCGTGTACGGTGTACTGGTGTGGGTGAGATCGTGCTCGGGCCACCGGACGGCGGACGATCGAAGCACGCCGATCGAGTTGCCAGCGCGTTCGAGGCGGCTGGACTCATAGCAACGGTGGCCGAGGATATGCCCCGACGGCTCTGGGAGAAGCTCGCGGTCAACACGGGGATCAACGCGCCGACTGCACTCGCACGAATCAAAAACGGGGAGCTGGATGCAGGACCAGCGACCGAGATCGCCGAAACAGCCGCGAGAGAGACGGCTCACGCCGCTCGACAGGAAGGGATCGACCTCACCGGTGATGAAGTCGTCGAAGCCGTCAGACGCGTCATCGACGCGACAGCCGATAACACGTCCTCGATGCTCCAAGATGTGCGCTCAGAACGGCCGACGGAGATCGACGCCATCAACGGATACGTCGCCGAGTACGACGACACACCGGTGAACACGACGCTCGCCGGACTGCTCCGGGCGTGGGAACACGAACGAGGGTTGCGATGA
- a CDS encoding DUF7563 family protein, with translation MPECQNCGAFVTRAYARVFTPIGVQNPRVCPNCEDKIRDGASVREARSTRRT, from the coding sequence ATGCCGGAATGCCAGAATTGTGGTGCATTTGTCACCCGAGCGTATGCACGCGTGTTCACCCCAATTGGCGTCCAGAATCCCCGGGTCTGTCCGAACTGTGAGGATAAGATCCGGGACGGAGCAAGCGTACGAGAGGCTCGTTCGACGCGACGAACTTAA
- the glmM gene encoding phosphoglucosamine mutase produces the protein MFGTSGIRGPVGEEVTAELALAIGRAVGVDADRIVMGRDPRESGRILADAFAAGAREVGADVVDLALAATPTVARAVGWYDADAGCSITASHNPPEDNGLKLWQPDGQAFGAELRETVEARVRDGVASELRGWDEQGSYTTADATERHVKALVDATTLDTPPHVVVDLGNGAGGVTVDALVELGCHVETLNAQPDGRFPGRPSEPTAETLSTLCATVSETDADLGIAHDGDADRMMAVDGTGQFVPKDALLGLLAATSTDDGDRVAVPVDTSLAVEDHLDTQGVGVEHTPVGDVYVASAVGDGVPFGGEPSGAWIWPEQTRCPDGPLAACRLVELAAEQPIEQRIEAIPSYPIRRTNVETNDKAETMAAVRERVHTEYDETAVTTLDGVRVDLGDAWFLVRASGTQPLVRITAEARDERQAQTALKRATELVN, from the coding sequence ATGTTCGGAACGAGCGGTATTCGTGGTCCTGTCGGAGAGGAGGTGACCGCAGAGCTTGCGCTCGCGATCGGGCGGGCAGTCGGCGTCGACGCGGACCGGATCGTGATGGGCCGGGATCCACGCGAAAGCGGACGGATTCTAGCGGATGCGTTCGCCGCCGGGGCGCGCGAAGTCGGTGCGGATGTCGTGGACCTCGCGTTGGCGGCAACGCCGACCGTCGCCCGTGCTGTCGGTTGGTACGACGCCGATGCTGGCTGTTCGATCACCGCTTCTCACAACCCGCCGGAGGACAACGGACTGAAACTCTGGCAGCCGGACGGACAAGCGTTCGGTGCAGAGCTACGCGAGACGGTCGAAGCGCGCGTGCGTGATGGCGTCGCTTCGGAACTCCGGGGATGGGACGAGCAAGGGAGCTACACCACGGCCGACGCGACCGAACGCCACGTCAAAGCGCTCGTCGACGCCACGACGCTCGACACCCCGCCCCACGTCGTCGTCGATCTCGGCAATGGAGCCGGGGGCGTCACCGTCGACGCCCTCGTCGAGTTGGGGTGTCACGTCGAAACGCTTAATGCACAGCCCGACGGCAGATTTCCCGGTCGGCCGAGCGAACCGACCGCTGAGACTCTCTCTACCCTCTGTGCGACCGTATCGGAAACCGACGCTGACCTCGGTATTGCCCATGATGGCGACGCCGACCGGATGATGGCTGTCGACGGAACGGGGCAGTTCGTTCCCAAAGACGCTTTACTCGGGCTGTTGGCGGCGACGTCGACCGACGACGGGGATCGGGTTGCCGTACCCGTCGATACGAGTCTCGCCGTCGAGGACCACCTCGACACCCAAGGGGTCGGAGTCGAGCACACGCCCGTCGGCGATGTATACGTCGCGTCGGCGGTCGGCGACGGCGTTCCTTTCGGTGGTGAACCCAGTGGCGCATGGATCTGGCCCGAACAGACCCGTTGTCCCGACGGACCACTCGCAGCCTGTCGGCTCGTCGAACTTGCTGCCGAGCAACCGATCGAACAGCGCATCGAGGCGATCCCGAGCTATCCGATCCGACGCACGAACGTCGAAACCAACGACAAAGCAGAAACCATGGCCGCAGTCCGCGAGCGAGTGCACACCGAGTACGATGAAACGGCCGTAACGACCCTCGATGGTGTCCGGGTGGATCTCGGCGATGCGTGGTTTCTCGTCCGCGCGAGCGGAACGCAGCCACTCGTTCGAATCACAGCAGAAGCACGAGACGAACGGCAGGCACAAACGGCTCTCAAGCGTGCTACAGAATTAGTAAATTAA
- the rpiA gene encoding ribose-5-phosphate isomerase RpiA yields MKASDGTDEAKRRAGESAAQQVESGMVVGLGTGSTAAHAIRALGEKVTAGMEIHGVPTSYQSRSLAREVGIPLCTLEEARPDIAIDGADQLRLDGALVKGGGAAHAREKIVDTSATRCLIVADDTKLTDTLDHPVPVELLPDAISTVERAIRKRDGDPTLRTARRKDGPVVTDNGNLVFDCAFGPIETPKSLATSLSAIPGIVEHGIFTDVATEIHIGSSDDVTIHSV; encoded by the coding sequence ATGAAAGCATCGGACGGTACCGACGAGGCAAAGCGCCGCGCCGGGGAGTCAGCAGCCCAACAGGTAGAGAGCGGCATGGTCGTCGGTCTCGGAACGGGCAGCACGGCGGCCCACGCGATCCGAGCGCTCGGCGAGAAGGTCACGGCCGGGATGGAGATCCACGGCGTTCCGACATCGTATCAGTCTCGCAGCCTTGCCCGCGAGGTCGGGATTCCCCTCTGCACGCTCGAGGAAGCACGTCCGGATATCGCTATCGATGGCGCGGATCAACTGCGACTCGATGGCGCGTTGGTGAAAGGCGGTGGCGCAGCCCACGCGCGCGAAAAAATCGTCGACACGAGCGCAACGCGCTGTCTCATCGTCGCTGACGACACCAAACTCACCGACACGCTTGATCACCCCGTTCCAGTCGAACTGCTTCCTGATGCCATCTCGACGGTCGAACGCGCGATTCGCAAACGAGACGGCGATCCCACCTTACGAACCGCACGGAGAAAGGATGGTCCCGTCGTCACCGACAACGGAAATCTCGTCTTCGACTGTGCGTTCGGACCGATCGAAACCCCGAAGTCGCTTGCAACATCGCTGTCTGCGATTCCCGGCATCGTCGAACACGGGATCTTTACCGACGTGGCTACGGAGATTCACATCGGTTCGAGCGACGACGTTACTATCCACTCCGTGTGA
- a CDS encoding DUF1931 family protein gives MADLIVKAAVKDALNEMNVASDFYDALDEEVQDLLDDAARRAQENDRKTVQPRDL, from the coding sequence ATGGCAGATCTAATCGTCAAAGCCGCCGTAAAGGACGCGCTTAATGAGATGAACGTGGCGTCGGATTTCTACGACGCGCTCGACGAGGAGGTCCAGGATCTCCTCGACGACGCTGCACGTCGTGCACAGGAGAACGATCGTAAGACAGTCCAGCCTCGCGACCTGTAA
- the larB gene encoding nickel pincer cofactor biosynthesis protein LarB — MRELLESVAAGELSIEQAEAELAGYATGETGRFDAARGSRTGVPEVILAAGKTPEETASMAALAVETTDRAIVTRVDSPTAAAIEDRLAQAHPEATIDHTDRSETLVIHGPSFDPPTLDADVGIVTAGTSDAGPAGEAATIVSEMGAHLTRIDDVGVAGIARLIDRLELCRSQDVLIVAAGREGALPTVLAGLVDVPLIGLPVSNGYGYGGDGRAALSGMLQSCTPITVVNIDAGFTAGAQAGLIARGFDTARSD; from the coding sequence ATGCGTGAGCTACTGGAGTCCGTCGCCGCGGGCGAGTTATCGATCGAACAAGCGGAGGCAGAACTGGCTGGCTACGCAACGGGGGAAACGGGACGATTCGATGCCGCGCGCGGGTCTCGTACCGGCGTTCCCGAAGTGATACTCGCGGCTGGCAAGACGCCCGAAGAAACCGCATCGATGGCTGCGCTCGCGGTCGAGACGACCGATCGGGCAATCGTCACTCGCGTCGATTCCCCGACCGCAGCTGCGATCGAGGACCGCCTCGCCCAAGCACACCCAGAGGCCACTATCGATCACACGGACCGCTCGGAGACGCTCGTCATCCACGGGCCGTCGTTCGATCCACCCACTCTCGACGCGGACGTCGGGATCGTTACCGCCGGGACGTCCGACGCCGGACCGGCCGGGGAGGCGGCAACCATCGTGAGCGAGATGGGGGCACACCTGACACGGATCGACGATGTCGGCGTTGCTGGTATCGCTCGACTGATCGACCGACTCGAACTGTGTCGGTCCCAAGACGTCCTCATCGTCGCTGCGGGTCGGGAGGGCGCGCTTCCAACCGTGCTTGCGGGATTGGTCGATGTGCCACTGATCGGTCTCCCCGTTTCAAACGGGTACGGCTACGGTGGCGACGGCCGAGCCGCGCTTTCTGGGATGCTCCAGTCGTGTACCCCGATCACTGTCGTGAACATCGATGCTGGATTCACCGCTGGCGCGCAAGCCGGTCTCATCGCGCGCGGATTCGATACCGCTCGTAGCGACTGA
- a CDS encoding DUF7563 family protein, producing the protein MAKCDHCGAHVSGRFARVFADESGTILACPNCSANAGIAEVSRDRAGNIR; encoded by the coding sequence ATGGCCAAGTGCGACCACTGTGGCGCGCACGTCTCCGGACGCTTTGCCCGCGTCTTCGCTGATGAGAGTGGGACGATCTTGGCGTGTCCTAACTGTTCGGCGAACGCGGGGATCGCAGAGGTATCCCGGGACCGCGCCGGAAATATCCGATGA